A single window of Opitutaceae bacterium DNA harbors:
- a CDS encoding PQQ-like beta-propeller repeat protein, whose amino-acid sequence MKVAFDTAGSLLDTALAVYTGSRVDSLVEVVSNDNIGGQMTSLVEFTATQGTTYHIVVDGKVGQEGMVLLNLRAPPGNDDFASAQELSGLSFRTTQSNIGATLQTGEPRIDNMVGGRSVWFRWNAPQDGPFTASVHSDAVDTLLGVYQGSAIAALKLVAENDDALGLLPDPTVTFQAKAGETYFFSVDSLTDGGRFDLWLVDSEWQELSIGEVNAPPAAGADGTIYFSSALGYLEAMSPSGEGRWTKFLSSYGTYSSPAVNSEGTIVIGDEAGTLTALSPAGAILWERDLGDAMHASVALSLDGTVYAKAEAGDLHAISKQGDVKGKYPITGESYSSPGMSGDGTIYIGSTDHKLYALTPDMTVRWTFDAGDEIYASPTIDQQGNVYVGALNGDFFAVDRNGVKKWIYRAGSGLSSSAAIGVDGTLYFGTYDGKLHAVSRDGVLRWAAQVGAEIRTSSPAVDSAGVIYIGTLDGKLVAVNADGSIKRTYHFGGPVRSSPLLHNGMLYIGWWSGREDAHCGICR is encoded by the coding sequence ATGAAAGTCGCCTTCGACACCGCTGGCAGTCTCCTGGATACGGCCCTTGCGGTTTACACCGGAAGTCGGGTGGACAGTCTGGTGGAGGTGGTGTCGAACGACAACATCGGAGGCCAGATGACGAGTCTGGTGGAGTTCACGGCAACCCAGGGCACGACCTACCACATTGTGGTCGATGGAAAAGTCGGCCAGGAGGGCATGGTTCTGCTCAACCTTCGCGCGCCGCCGGGCAATGACGATTTTGCCTCGGCTCAGGAATTGTCCGGGTTGAGCTTTCGAACGACCCAAAGCAACATTGGAGCGACGCTTCAGACAGGCGAGCCACGGATAGACAACATGGTTGGAGGGCGGTCGGTGTGGTTTCGATGGAACGCACCTCAGGATGGCCCGTTTACGGCATCGGTGCACAGTGATGCGGTTGACACGCTTCTTGGCGTTTACCAAGGGAGTGCCATTGCGGCGTTGAAGCTGGTGGCCGAGAATGACGATGCCCTTGGTCTGCTTCCTGACCCAACGGTGACGTTTCAAGCCAAGGCTGGCGAAACGTATTTCTTCTCGGTCGACAGTCTGACGGATGGCGGCAGGTTTGATTTGTGGTTGGTGGATTCCGAGTGGCAGGAACTGTCGATAGGGGAGGTGAATGCGCCACCTGCGGCAGGTGCCGATGGAACGATCTACTTCTCAAGCGCACTTGGCTATCTGGAGGCTATGAGCCCGTCGGGAGAGGGGCGGTGGACAAAGTTTCTCTCATCCTACGGCACGTATTCCAGCCCTGCGGTGAACTCGGAAGGCACCATCGTCATCGGCGATGAGGCGGGAACACTGACTGCACTTTCGCCTGCAGGGGCAATTCTTTGGGAACGGGACCTGGGCGATGCCATGCATGCTTCGGTGGCTCTCTCCTTGGATGGCACCGTTTACGCGAAAGCTGAGGCCGGTGATCTGCATGCCATAAGCAAACAGGGTGACGTCAAAGGGAAGTATCCGATCACCGGCGAGTCCTATTCCTCCCCTGGCATGAGTGGGGATGGCACGATCTACATTGGCTCCACGGATCACAAACTTTACGCGCTGACTCCGGACATGACCGTCCGATGGACCTTTGATGCGGGAGATGAAATCTATGCGTCACCCACCATTGATCAGCAAGGCAACGTGTACGTGGGCGCGTTGAATGGGGATTTCTTTGCGGTGGATCGGAATGGGGTCAAAAAGTGGATCTACCGCGCGGGCTCGGGATTGTCCTCATCCGCCGCGATCGGGGTGGATGGCACGCTGTATTTCGGCACCTACGATGGCAAACTGCATGCCGTCAGTCGTGATGGCGTGTTGCGATGGGCGGCACAGGTGGGGGCCGAGATACGGACCTCTTCGCCTGCCGTGGACAGCGCGGGCGTGATCTACATCGGAACGCTCGACGGAAAGCTTGTGGCGGTGAATGCGGATGGATCGATCAAGCGCACCTACCACTTTGGAGGACCGGTTCGGTCGTCACCGCTGCTGCACAATGGCATGCTCTACATCGGGTGGTGGTCAGGCCGAGAAGACGCTCATTGTGGGATTTGTCGTTGA
- a CDS encoding S8 family serine peptidase: MLAAVHTPSGLNWLCFALCLGIAAEAAAEVVKVSDRAFTPEERAQGFTNRAILAVPKQSASEQSLTAAEGREKTRTSRRFSRFDGLRVIEVPPGESVTRLITRLQETGLYSQVEPDRLLRAHALPSDPEFLSGAQWALQNTGQSGGKAGADIHAVEGWDVATDASGVVVAVIDSGVYPDHPDLAGNLWRNPGESGNGKESNGIDDDGNGYIDDVFGINATVARKDPASGSPLDDDGFGHGTAVAGVIGAVGNNGVGLAGVAWKARIMALKFLTSDGYGATSDQSGSCPDGRLRTFQ, translated from the coding sequence ATGCTCGCTGCAGTGCATACCCCGAGCGGATTGAATTGGCTTTGCTTCGCCCTGTGTCTTGGCATTGCAGCGGAAGCTGCGGCTGAAGTTGTCAAGGTCTCCGACCGGGCATTTACGCCGGAGGAAAGGGCTCAAGGTTTCACCAACAGGGCCATTCTTGCGGTGCCCAAACAGTCGGCATCCGAACAGAGCCTGACGGCGGCTGAAGGGCGGGAGAAGACGCGGACTTCCCGGCGATTTTCCCGATTTGACGGGTTGCGGGTCATTGAAGTGCCTCCCGGGGAGAGTGTAACTCGTTTGATCACCCGGCTTCAGGAGACCGGGCTTTATTCGCAGGTTGAACCGGATCGCCTGCTCCGGGCTCATGCGCTGCCATCCGATCCGGAATTCCTATCGGGAGCGCAGTGGGCCTTGCAGAATACCGGCCAGTCAGGCGGGAAGGCGGGGGCGGATATCCATGCCGTTGAAGGCTGGGATGTGGCGACGGACGCTTCCGGTGTGGTTGTCGCAGTCATCGATTCAGGAGTCTATCCCGATCATCCCGACCTTGCTGGCAACCTCTGGCGGAACCCGGGAGAGTCGGGCAATGGAAAGGAAAGCAACGGGATCGACGATGATGGAAACGGCTACATCGACGACGTGTTCGGCATCAATGCCACCGTAGCCCGCAAGGATCCCGCCAGCGGCAGTCCTCTGGATGACGATGGTTTTGGGCACGGCACGGCGGTTGCGGGTGTCATTGGTGCGGTGGGCAACAATGGGGTTGGACTCGCCGGGGTAGCTTGGAAAGCGCGCATCATGGCGCTGAAATTCCTCACGAGCGATGGCTATGGAGCCACTTCGGATCAATCTGGCTCGTGCCCTGATGGCCGGCTCCGCACCTTTCAATGA
- the purU gene encoding formyltetrahydrofolate deformylase, translated as MASIVALLHGPDQRGLVARVSGWIFERGGNILHADQHRDREAGIFFQRVEWEPAAGSQSSDTAAFSAFAAELGMQARVVESSRRTRVALFVSKADHCFHDLVLRSRAGDYTADFALVLSNHRDLAAAAEGYGLLFKHVPVTGDTKPAAEAAQLALLREHNIELVILARYMQVLSSDFLDRFGRPVINIHHSFLPAFAGGRPYHQAHSRGVKLIGATAHYATRDLDEGPIIQQDVARVTHRHSVDDLVRRGRDLERTVLAQAVRWHLENRVLVYGNKTVVFD; from the coding sequence ATGGCGAGCATTGTAGCCCTGCTTCACGGACCGGACCAGCGCGGCCTCGTCGCGCGGGTCTCCGGCTGGATCTTTGAGCGAGGAGGAAACATCCTGCATGCGGATCAACATCGTGATCGCGAAGCGGGCATTTTTTTCCAGCGCGTGGAATGGGAGCCGGCGGCCGGCAGCCAGTCCTCGGACACGGCGGCATTTTCTGCGTTTGCGGCGGAGCTGGGCATGCAGGCCCGCGTGGTGGAGTCGTCGCGCCGGACCCGCGTGGCGCTGTTTGTCTCGAAGGCCGATCACTGCTTTCACGACCTTGTCCTGCGTTCGCGCGCAGGGGATTACACGGCCGATTTTGCGCTGGTTCTGTCAAATCACCGTGATCTTGCCGCTGCGGCGGAAGGTTATGGCCTGCTCTTCAAGCACGTACCGGTCACGGGTGACACCAAACCTGCGGCGGAAGCGGCGCAGCTGGCGTTGCTGAGGGAGCACAACATCGAGCTGGTGATCCTTGCCCGCTACATGCAGGTCCTTTCCTCGGATTTTCTCGATCGTTTCGGCAGGCCCGTGATCAACATCCATCACTCGTTTCTGCCGGCGTTTGCCGGCGGACGCCCCTACCATCAGGCGCATTCGCGAGGAGTGAAGCTGATCGGCGCGACGGCGCATTATGCGACACGGGACCTGGATGAAGGGCCGATCATTCAGCAGGATGTGGCGCGTGTCACCCACCGCCACAGTGTGGATGATCTCGTGCGCCGGGGGCGCGATCTTGAAAGAACGGTGCTTGCCCAAGCAGTTCGATGGCACCTGGAGAACCGGGTGCTGGTGTATGGCAACAAGACCGTGGTTTTCGACTGA
- the carB gene encoding carbamoyl-phosphate synthase large subunit: MPKRNDLKSILIIGAGPIVIGQACEFDYSGTQACKALKEEGYRVVLVNSNPATIMTDPEFADVTYIEPLTVEFLEKIIEAERPSALLPTLGGQTALNLSMELHKQGILAKYGVEMIGAKPDAIAKGEDRELFKQAMLKIGLDVARSRTVKTLDEARAAADALGSFPLIIRPSFTLGGSGGGIAYNREEFERICANGLDLSPVHEVLVEECLLGWKEYEMEVMRDHKDQCVVICSIENFDPMGVHTGDSITVAPTMTLSDKEFQVMRDASFAVIREIGVETGGSNIQFSVDPQSGRMVVIEMNPRVSRSSALASKATGFPIAKIAAKLAVGYSLDELRNDITRLTPASFEPTIDYVVTKIPRFTFEKFPNADPTLTSAMKSVGEAMAIGRTFKESIQKALRSLEIGARGFGGGGKWGGDEIPDRKAIVARLGTPNAERIFFIRYAFLAGFTEEEIFDLTKIDPWFIRQLREIFEMEQALRGYGLPGTGGLAGQPKPLTAVLLKRAKQFGFSDAQLAHILGTDLASMTAARKQLGVNTTYRLVDTCAAEFEAFTPYYYSSYGDENEVMPATGKKKIMILGGGPNRIGQGIEFDYCCVHASFALREAGFETVMVNSNPETVSTDYDTSDRLYFEPLTLEDVLEVYRQENCSGAIVQFGGQTPLNLATALKANGVNIIGTSPESIDAAEDRKLFARILDRLGLKQPANRTAMTEADALQCAQEIGFPVLLRPSFVLGGRGMFIVYTEEEFRNVVRQAFEVMPDKPVLIDDFLEDAIELDVDCIADGETSVIGGMLEHIEFAGVHSGDAAMVMPPHTLSKAMLDTVRAATHALARELKVIGLMNVQFAIKDNQLYVLEVNPRASRTVPFVAKAIGVPLAKLAAKVMTGMKLKELGFTREQTPKHWCVKEAVFPFVRFPGATIVLGPEMRSTGEVMGLDEDLGVAFAKAQAAAKPGLPTGGNVFLSVKDADKPRAVKLARDLESLGFALYSTGGTAKVLTENGIKVSKLAKIEEGRPTAVDLIKNGQIQMVINTPAGMIPRQDENKIRAAAYAHSVCIMTTLTGAKAAIDGIKALKRERIGVRPIQKYLGNVNVL; encoded by the coding sequence ATGCCCAAGCGCAACGATCTCAAGTCCATCCTCATCATTGGTGCCGGTCCCATCGTGATCGGACAGGCGTGCGAGTTTGACTACTCCGGCACGCAGGCGTGCAAGGCGCTGAAGGAGGAGGGCTACCGGGTCGTTCTCGTGAATTCCAATCCGGCGACGATCATGACGGATCCGGAGTTTGCGGATGTGACCTACATCGAGCCTCTGACCGTGGAGTTTCTCGAAAAGATCATCGAGGCGGAGCGCCCGTCCGCGCTTCTTCCCACTCTGGGCGGCCAGACGGCGCTGAATCTGTCGATGGAACTGCACAAGCAGGGCATCCTCGCGAAATACGGTGTGGAGATGATCGGCGCCAAGCCGGATGCGATTGCGAAGGGTGAGGACCGCGAGCTTTTCAAGCAGGCCATGCTGAAGATCGGCCTGGATGTCGCCCGCTCACGGACCGTCAAGACGCTGGACGAGGCGCGCGCAGCTGCGGATGCGCTGGGCAGTTTTCCCCTGATCATCCGGCCCTCGTTCACGCTTGGCGGGTCGGGAGGGGGCATCGCCTACAATCGCGAGGAATTCGAGCGCATCTGCGCCAACGGGCTCGATCTTTCCCCGGTGCATGAGGTTCTCGTCGAGGAGTGCCTGCTGGGCTGGAAGGAGTACGAGATGGAGGTCATGCGCGATCACAAGGATCAGTGCGTCGTGATCTGCTCGATCGAGAATTTCGATCCCATGGGCGTGCATACCGGAGACTCGATCACGGTGGCGCCGACAATGACGCTTTCGGACAAGGAGTTTCAGGTGATGCGCGACGCCTCGTTTGCGGTGATCCGCGAGATCGGCGTGGAGACGGGCGGATCGAACATCCAGTTCTCGGTGGATCCGCAGTCGGGCCGCATGGTGGTGATCGAGATGAATCCGCGCGTGTCGCGGTCCTCGGCGCTGGCTTCCAAGGCGACGGGATTTCCGATCGCCAAGATCGCAGCGAAACTCGCCGTCGGTTATTCGCTCGACGAGCTCCGCAACGACATCACGCGGCTCACGCCCGCGTCCTTCGAGCCGACGATCGACTACGTGGTGACGAAGATTCCGCGTTTCACGTTCGAGAAATTTCCCAATGCGGATCCGACGCTGACGTCCGCCATGAAATCCGTGGGGGAGGCCATGGCGATCGGCCGCACGTTCAAGGAGTCGATCCAGAAGGCGCTGCGATCGCTTGAAATCGGTGCGCGCGGATTCGGAGGCGGCGGCAAGTGGGGAGGGGATGAGATTCCGGACCGAAAGGCGATTGTGGCGCGGCTTGGCACTCCCAATGCCGAGCGCATCTTCTTCATCCGCTACGCGTTTCTTGCCGGCTTCACCGAGGAGGAAATTTTTGATCTCACGAAAATCGACCCCTGGTTCATCCGTCAGCTTCGCGAAATCTTCGAGATGGAGCAGGCCCTGCGCGGCTATGGTCTGCCTGGAACCGGCGGACTGGCTGGACAGCCCAAACCGCTGACCGCGGTCCTTCTGAAGCGCGCGAAGCAGTTTGGATTCTCGGATGCGCAGCTGGCGCACATCCTGGGGACCGACCTTGCGTCGATGACTGCTGCGCGCAAGCAGCTTGGGGTGAACACGACCTATCGCCTGGTCGACACCTGTGCGGCCGAGTTTGAGGCGTTCACGCCCTATTATTATTCGAGTTACGGCGACGAGAATGAGGTGATGCCCGCGACCGGGAAGAAGAAGATCATGATTCTTGGAGGCGGACCCAACAGGATTGGGCAGGGCATTGAGTTCGACTACTGCTGCGTGCACGCGAGTTTCGCGCTGCGCGAGGCGGGTTTTGAGACCGTGATGGTGAACTCGAATCCGGAGACGGTCTCCACGGACTACGACACGTCGGACCGCCTGTACTTCGAGCCGCTCACGCTCGAGGACGTACTCGAAGTTTACCGGCAGGAGAATTGCTCCGGGGCGATCGTCCAGTTCGGCGGGCAGACTCCGCTGAATCTTGCAACGGCGCTCAAGGCGAACGGGGTCAACATCATTGGCACCTCGCCCGAGAGCATCGACGCCGCGGAGGACCGCAAGCTCTTCGCCAGGATTCTCGACAGACTCGGACTCAAGCAGCCGGCCAACCGCACAGCGATGACGGAGGCGGATGCACTGCAGTGCGCTCAGGAAATCGGCTTCCCGGTTCTCCTGCGTCCATCGTTCGTTCTTGGCGGACGCGGCATGTTCATCGTCTACACCGAGGAGGAATTCAGAAACGTTGTTCGGCAGGCTTTCGAGGTCATGCCGGACAAACCGGTGTTGATCGACGACTTTCTCGAGGATGCGATCGAACTCGACGTCGACTGCATTGCGGATGGCGAGACCAGCGTGATCGGAGGAATGCTCGAGCACATTGAGTTTGCGGGCGTGCACTCGGGTGATGCGGCGATGGTGATGCCCCCGCACACGCTGTCGAAGGCCATGCTGGACACCGTCAGGGCGGCGACGCATGCCCTTGCCCGCGAGTTGAAGGTGATCGGCCTGATGAACGTGCAGTTCGCGATCAAGGACAACCAGCTCTATGTGCTGGAGGTCAATCCACGGGCGTCGCGCACGGTTCCCTTTGTGGCCAAGGCGATCGGTGTTCCCCTGGCCAAACTCGCGGCCAAGGTGATGACGGGGATGAAGCTGAAGGAACTGGGGTTCACCCGTGAGCAGACGCCGAAGCACTGGTGCGTGAAGGAGGCGGTGTTCCCCTTTGTGCGGTTTCCCGGTGCGACGATTGTGCTGGGGCCGGAAATGCGGTCCACGGGCGAAGTCATGGGACTTGATGAGGACCTTGGCGTGGCGTTTGCCAAGGCCCAGGCTGCGGCGAAACCCGGACTGCCGACGGGCGGCAATGTGTTCCTCTCGGTCAAGGATGCCGACAAGCCCCGTGCGGTGAAGCTGGCGCGCGATCTCGAATCGCTGGGCTTTGCGCTCTACTCAACCGGCGGCACGGCAAAAGTGCTGACCGAAAACGGCATCAAGGTGTCAAAGCTGGCCAAGATCGAGGAGGGGCGCCCCACCGCGGTTGATCTGATCAAGAACGGCCAGATCCAGATGGTGATCAACACGCCGGCCGGCATGATACCGCGACAGGATGAAAACAAGATTCGTGCGGCGGCCTACGCCCACAGCGTCTGCATCATGACGACCCTCACGGGGGCAAAGGCGGCCATCGATGGCATCAAGGCGCTCAAGCGGGAACGCATCGGGGTGCGACCGATTCAGAAATACCTCGGCAACGTAAACGTGCTCTGA
- a CDS encoding circularly permuted type 2 ATP-grasp protein has product MPAVTHLPPVPLLSAWQLENLRSRLRISIREAGLSGILSERQHRSEGLFWDLDPVPRVIEPTEWTQLEAGLIQRARFVNAFLVDIYSRQQVLIQKLLPPEIILSDPCYRRPCLHLEAERNQPATLLRFDLIHTSRGWQFSGTHADSPAGLGFAVQNRRFLSQEASDIYGKLPDYHSIINFPLNLLESLRQLAPHSNPAPSIVVLTAGPHEPFYLEHSFLARKMGLPLARGDDLLVLDNWVYFKTINGLERVDVIYRRLNDAHIDPVVFSTDRETAGVPGLMQCIRRGNVAVANSIGSGVADSRALDAYLPQLMRFYLGERPLIPSVPTLTCGDTDQLDEILESSEEMAVLPNHDHRAGDPRLVALRGPLLDKNGLAREVRENPYGYVARRQPWLGAASPETPASDSFHLSAFVLSHKGAYSVLPGGLARPGNTSLPIDRIGACADTLVLQGDTVSVDEGPDVDRPSEPHRPHALGSRAAETLFWLGRYLERAEATARMLVIFEDVALEEIPARDRRYWIPIWRGLLEATGHSQESISPPANPLQVLSSDLHWRMTLSPEHPSSIASSIAVAAENGRQLRDFISPEAWVLLSRLANKINSLQQGHLTPGRKRKNASQAMNLVLTDVNAFIATAERTMLMDAGWEFFLMGCHLERAIMACSALRPILGKLDDLAAGQGTPELVARARSGDAPELSALLRMLGSQDAYRRLYQSASQPGLVTALFLVQENVPRSLMYNLQRIRRSVRVVATSTPQEQDEAVVAAVDELLRFLRELPIQDFFRARKTQESSADSARSSLGELLAHLLDRLFDLHPLLSDHYFSHQARALQRATTG; this is encoded by the coding sequence ATGCCTGCCGTCACTCACCTCCCTCCCGTACCCCTCCTGTCCGCATGGCAGTTGGAGAACCTGCGGAGCCGCCTGCGAATATCCATCCGGGAAGCCGGGTTGAGTGGCATCCTATCCGAACGCCAGCATCGGAGTGAGGGGCTTTTCTGGGACCTCGATCCCGTTCCCAGAGTGATCGAACCAACGGAATGGACGCAACTGGAAGCAGGTCTGATTCAGCGCGCACGGTTCGTGAACGCATTTCTGGTCGATATCTACAGCCGGCAGCAGGTCCTGATTCAAAAACTGCTGCCACCCGAAATCATCCTTTCCGACCCTTGTTACCGGCGTCCCTGCCTGCACCTCGAAGCCGAGCGGAATCAGCCCGCAACCCTTCTGAGATTCGACCTGATCCACACGTCCCGCGGCTGGCAGTTTTCCGGAACCCACGCCGACTCGCCCGCAGGCCTGGGCTTCGCCGTGCAGAATCGACGGTTCCTCTCCCAGGAAGCCTCCGACATCTACGGAAAACTGCCCGACTATCACTCGATCATCAACTTCCCGCTAAATCTCCTCGAGAGCCTGCGCCAGCTTGCACCCCATTCCAATCCCGCGCCGAGCATCGTCGTCCTTACCGCAGGCCCGCACGAGCCCTTCTATTTGGAACACAGTTTTCTGGCCCGCAAGATGGGCCTTCCGCTCGCCCGCGGAGACGACCTGCTCGTGCTGGACAACTGGGTCTATTTCAAGACCATCAACGGGCTCGAACGCGTCGACGTGATCTACCGCCGGCTGAACGACGCCCATATTGATCCCGTGGTGTTTTCCACCGACCGCGAAACCGCCGGTGTGCCCGGCCTGATGCAATGCATCCGTCGCGGCAATGTCGCCGTCGCCAACAGCATTGGCAGCGGGGTGGCCGACAGCCGCGCCCTCGATGCCTATCTTCCTCAACTGATGCGGTTTTACCTGGGTGAGCGTCCGTTGATCCCATCTGTTCCGACTCTGACCTGCGGCGACACCGACCAGCTCGACGAAATCCTGGAATCCTCGGAGGAAATGGCGGTGCTGCCCAATCACGACCATCGGGCCGGTGACCCGCGTCTGGTTGCGCTGAGGGGCCCCCTGCTCGACAAGAACGGCCTCGCCAGGGAGGTTCGCGAGAATCCATACGGCTACGTCGCCCGTCGCCAGCCCTGGCTCGGTGCCGCATCGCCAGAAACACCAGCATCGGATTCGTTTCATCTCAGCGCCTTCGTGCTGTCGCACAAAGGCGCCTATTCGGTGCTTCCGGGCGGACTCGCGCGCCCGGGCAACACCTCCCTCCCCATCGACCGCATAGGCGCTTGCGCGGACACCCTGGTACTGCAGGGTGACACGGTCAGCGTCGACGAGGGCCCCGATGTCGACCGCCCATCCGAACCGCATCGGCCGCACGCCCTTGGATCGCGCGCCGCCGAAACGCTGTTCTGGCTCGGGCGATACCTCGAGCGGGCTGAAGCGACGGCTCGCATGCTCGTGATTTTTGAGGACGTCGCCCTCGAGGAAATTCCAGCCCGCGACCGTCGTTACTGGATTCCGATCTGGCGAGGTTTGCTCGAGGCCACCGGGCATTCCCAGGAATCCATCTCCCCCCCGGCCAACCCCCTTCAGGTGCTGAGCAGCGATCTCCACTGGCGCATGACGCTCTCACCCGAGCACCCCAGCTCGATCGCGTCATCAATCGCGGTTGCAGCGGAGAACGGGCGCCAGTTGCGCGACTTCATCAGCCCGGAGGCATGGGTCCTGCTCAGCCGACTTGCGAACAAGATCAATTCGCTTCAGCAGGGCCATCTGACTCCCGGCAGAAAGCGGAAAAACGCGTCGCAGGCGATGAACCTGGTTCTCACGGATGTGAACGCGTTCATTGCCACCGCCGAACGCACGATGTTGATGGATGCAGGCTGGGAGTTTTTTCTCATGGGATGCCACCTGGAGCGGGCCATCATGGCCTGCAGCGCGCTGCGCCCGATCCTGGGCAAACTTGACGACCTCGCCGCCGGTCAGGGAACCCCCGAACTTGTCGCGCGAGCCCGGTCCGGCGATGCTCCCGAACTGTCCGCACTTCTTCGCATGCTGGGTTCCCAGGACGCCTACCGGCGCCTCTACCAGTCGGCCAGCCAGCCGGGTTTGGTGACAGCGCTTTTTCTAGTGCAGGAAAACGTACCGCGCAGCCTCATGTACAATCTTCAGCGGATCCGGCGCAGCGTGCGCGTCGTCGCCACGAGCACTCCCCAGGAGCAGGATGAGGCCGTCGTCGCAGCTGTGGACGAGCTGCTCCGGTTTCTGCGCGAACTGCCAATCCAGGACTTTTTTCGGGCGCGAAAGACGCAGGAGAGCTCCGCAGACTCAGCAAGATCAAGTCTTGGCGAACTGCTCGCGCATCTGCTCGACCGCCTCTTCGATCTCCATCCCCTGCTAAGCGATCACTACTTCAGCCACCAGGCGCGGGCCCTTCAGCGCGCTACAACCGGATAA